Below is a genomic region from Raphanus sativus cultivar WK10039 chromosome 4, ASM80110v3, whole genome shotgun sequence.
GTCCAAAGACAGCAGGAGAATATCCTCCACAATCCCATAAATTTCCAAATTCTTCTCCCCACCGTTGATAGCTTTAACAAGCTGGATTCAATCCGATGCTAAACTGGGTGAGGCATCTTTTGCTTACTGCTTTTAAGCTCCCTTTTTGTGCATTTACAGCCGAGACCTTGATGATTCCGGATCACTCTGCAGCCAAAAAAAACCAGAGTTTCATACTGAATACACAATGCAGAAGACcatttaaaaatgaataaattgaTGATCACTGACTAGTATTGCATTCATAAggttataaacatttatttcaTAGCTCCAAGTAGGCTATAGCTATACTACATGGGTCATGCTAAACTTAGTCTCAAGATATTGTTTATATCCCTAACTCTTTTGGGGACTGAATCCAAGATCTCAGTGTTTGTAGTAGATAAATCCATGTGATCATCCACCCTAAGTTTTATCCTCATtttgttaaaatctatttgtCAATAAGGGACTTTACCAAAAGCATTCCTCTCATTGCCCTTTCCTCCAGATACTTGGACGGTTTGAAAAAGCCTCCATAAGTCTCTGATAATCTCTTGAGCCTTTCATATATGTACTTGGGTCCAACCGTGTCTGCCCATAAAATAACTCCCCCTCTGCAACAAGGAAACAAAAAGTGCTCTCAATAAGTAATGATCATCACCAAATCAAAGGATAAAGTCCTCACCGGTAAGAAGGGAAACTCATTCCTAGAACTGACGCAACGTCCAAGTCTGAGGCTCTGATCACAACTCCTTCTTCTAGTACACGACACGCCTCGTTAACCACAGGGAACAAGATCATCTCTACAATCTCTTCATCAGTTACTGATATAGGCTGCAGAACAAAGACAAGGCTGCATTAACTTCAATAATAATACTTATCTTTTGTAAGACCTCTTTATTTCTTACCTTCCCACCAGGCATGACATTGGTAAGCTTCCTTGATTCCTCAACAACTGTAAGCACTGATAAATCAGGTTTTGGTTTGCTTCCCTTTTGGTATATATAGTATCCTCTCCCGTTGATTTTTCCTGAAGCAagcatatatatgttaaaaatgcGCAGATGGAGAAGTTTGCAAACGCAATAGCAAACCACATACCATTTCTACCGCTTTTAAGCAGAAGCTCAGTCAATGGAGAGGTGAACATCCGGTCACCAAAGGCCTTATCATATATATCCTTAGTTGCTATTGCAATACCATGTCCAGCCAAATCACCTAGCCTGAGAAGTAAGTTCGCTGAGATAACCATACATCAACACTTAACACACAAAGTGTACGAAGGAGAGAGCTTACTGGAAAGGACCCAAAGGCAAGCCGAAAGAGGTAATAACACTGTCGACTCTGAACAAGTCAACACCGAGATTGACCAACATATGTGCAGCTTGTCCATAGGGGAAGAATGTTCTGTTCACTGCAAAGCCTATGCAGTTTCCAACCACCACTGGAACTTTCTTTATGGCCTTTCCAAGCGCCATGAGATCAAGAACCACTTGTGCGGAAGTGTTCTCTGTGCGAACTATCTCAAGAAGGGTCATAATATGTGCCGGGCTGAAGAAATGTGCGCCAACAATGCGATGTTTTGAGTTAGTCTTTTCACCAATTACGTTGAGGTCGATGGTAGATGTATTGGTCGCCAATATGCAGTGTGGTGGACAGACCTCTTCGATTTCTTTGAATATCTTTTGTTTCAACTGAATGTTTTCAATCACtgcctgaaaaaaaaatgataccaGGAGCAACACCTTATAGTCTCAGAGGAAACATTTAGACACCTAGTTAACCAGAGAGAAGGCAGAGAGAGACCTCTATGACCATGTCCACATCTTTGAACTCTGTGTAGTCTAGTACTCCCTTGAGCAAAGAGAAGGCCTTTCCTGCTTTATCTTGTGTTAGTTTTCCCCTAGACACCAAGCTTTCGAGATTTTCTGTtccgagaaaaaaaaacactcactTCATTGCATTTACTGTAAACAAGAATAAACCATATAATCTGCTATTCCATTGGTAGGTACTAAATAGCAACTGGATAAGATGAGAACCTTCAACTGATTTTATTCCCTTCAAAAGGTACTCTGAGTTTATTTCTTTGAGCACAACTCTAATATTGCTTAGAAGTAGAGAAGTAGCGATGCCAGAACCCATCAGACCTCCACCAATAACTGCAACTTTTCTCATCGGTCTTGGTTTCAATCCAACGTTAGTTACATTAGGCacctgaaaaatgttttaaaagatGACAATGATAGAAGGTTGAATGTGGAAAACTAGAGAGTACAACTTAATCCTTAGGAAACTACAGTTAAAAAGGTTTTTTTGCTAATCTCCACCTTTGATGTTGCACGCTGTGCAAAGTAAACATGAACAAGAGCCTTTGCAGTGTCTGACAGAATCAACTTCTTGAAAACTTCTCCTTCCTGCATAGTGAATCAATGAGCAAAGCTCTCCAATGTACCACAAATTAGTAGTAATAGTAGTAAAGGAAAATTTCTACCTTAAGAATCCCACTGTATCCTCCATGGTTGATGCCTTCTTCAATCACATCAATGCAAGCATGGTGTTGAGGCATATTTGGTGCTATTTTCTTGGCTAGCTGTCTTGCATTCTTCAATATAGTACGAGCTTCTGACAAAGAACCTATTTTGTCCGTCCTGTATAGTGAGCGCAAAAAGGGTTTGCGTCCAAGTGCAATGTCCAGAGCCCACTTTCTAGAGGCGCTCAACAACTCTCCAGGCGGCACCAAAGCATCAATGAGACCCAGTTGATGCCCTTCCTCTGATGATATTGACTTTGAAagctacaaataaaaaaaaactcagccAAGCAAACTTGGTAAAGTGGTGGTAACCGAGAATAAAAAAGCCATTCATTACCAGTATCATATCAATTGCTTTTGCAAGGCCTACTAATCTTGGAAGGCGTTGTGTTCCTTCGTAgacaaaactaacatgtttattGAATGGTATACATTGATAAACAATAAGATCAAGCTGAACAGACAAATGTCATTACCTCCAAAGCCAGGAATAAGTCCAAGTGTCAGCTCTGGTAAGCTTAGTTGAGCCTTAGGAGCAGCCACTCGAGCATGACACGCCTTAAAAGAattttgaatgaaaaaaataatcaacttaaaaaaaaaagaagaggagatAAATAAACTAGAAAAAGTCTCTCACCAGTGCCAGTTCAAAACCACCACCAAGAGCTACTCCTTCAACTGCAGCAACAATGGGCTTCCTAGAATCTTTGACACAAGCAGCAAAACAGTATCATCAGCATCAGTTGTAATAGTTTGCAGCCAATCAAACTAAAGTTACCTTCCATTAAAGTGCCCGCAAGATCAAAAGATATATCAGGCATAAGCGATATATCCCCTGCCAAGAAACAATATTGTCAGAACAACacttttgtaaaaaaaacatacaaaagaagaaactttTGGTACCTACCAGTCTTATGAACTTGGTGGAAGACATTGATGTCGAAACCACCAGAAAATCTCCCACCTTTCCCTGAAAATGATCAATTGTCAGATTGAAAGTCACAATCTTTAGCTGAAAGAAAGAACACAGAAGACTACTTACTACACATGATCAAAC
It encodes:
- the LOC108848805 gene encoding peroxisomal fatty acid beta-oxidation multifunctional protein AIM1: MTKKNGVRMEVGNDGVAVITFSNPPVNSLAKPIISELKEKLQDANQRSDVKAIVLTGKGGRFSGGFDINVFHQVHKTGDISLMPDISFDLAGTLMEDSRKPIVAAVEGVALGGGFELALACHARVAAPKAQLSLPELTLGLIPGFGGTQRLPRLVGLAKAIDMILLSKSISSEEGHQLGLIDALVPPGELLSASRKWALDIALGRKPFLRSLYRTDKIGSLSEARTILKNARQLAKKIAPNMPQHHACIDVIEEGINHGGYSGILKEGEVFKKLILSDTAKALVHVYFAQRATSKVPNVTNVGLKPRPMRKVAVIGGGLMGSGIATSLLLSNIRVVLKEINSEYLLKGIKSVEENLESLVSRGKLTQDKAGKAFSLLKGVLDYTEFKDVDMVIEAVIENIQLKQKIFKEIEEVCPPHCILATNTSTIDLNVIGEKTNSKHRIVGAHFFSPAHIMTLLEIVRTENTSAQVVLDLMALGKAIKKVPVVVGNCIGFAVNRTFFPYGQAAHMLVNLGVDLFRVDSVITSFGLPLGPFQLGDLAGHGIAIATKDIYDKAFGDRMFTSPLTELLLKSGRNGKINGRGYYIYQKGSKPKPDLSVLTVVEESRKLTNVMPGGKPISVTDEEIVEMILFPVVNEACRVLEEGVVIRASDLDVASVLGMSFPSYRGGVILWADTVGPKYIYERLKRLSETYGGFFKPSKYLEERAMRGMLLSDPESSRSRL